A window of Rhizobium sp. CC-YZS058 genomic DNA:
CCGACTGCATCCTTGACCCCGCATGAAACAGCGGCCCTGCTGCAGCTCATCCGCGATATCCGCGCGCGCGGCGTGGCCGTTCTCTACATTTCCCACCGTCTGCCGGAAGTGAAGGAGATCGCCGACCGGGTGACGGTGCTGCGCGACGGGCGCCTGGTCGCCTCGCATGAAGCACGCACGCTCGAGCCGTCCGACATGGCGCGGCTGATGGTCGGCCGCGATGTCGCCAAGCTCTATCCCGACCGTCACGAGGCGGCCTCGCGCGAGGCCGTGCTCGAGGTTTCCGATCTCACCGTGCCCGGCTATGCCCGCCATGCGTCCTTCACGCTGCGCAAGGGCGAGATCCTCGGTTTTGCCGGTTTGATCGGCGCCGGTCGTACGGAACTGATGGAGGGCATGGTCGGCCTTCGGCCATCCAAGGGCACGATCCTGATGGATGGCCGTCCGGTGCGGTTTGCCGACGTGAAGGCGAGTCTCCGGGCGGGCATCGTCTATCTGAGCGAGGATCGCAAGGGCAAGGGCCTGCTGCTCACCAAGGATCTGCGCGTCAACCTCACGCTCGCCGCCCTCGGCCGCTTTTCCCGCGGGGGCCAGGTGGATCGCAAGCGCGAGGACGAGGCGCTCGACACCGCCATCCGCGATTTCGACATCCGCACCCGGCGCAAGGACCTGCTGGCCGCCCAGCTTTCGGGCGGCAACCAGCAGAAGCTGCTGCTTGCCAAGATGATGATGCTCGAGCCACGGATCGTCATCATCGACGAGCCCACGCGCGGTATCGACATCGGCACCAAGGAACAGATCTACGCCTTCATTGCGAAACTTGCCGCGGAAGGGCGCTCGATCATCGTCGTCTCCTCTGAAATGCCGGAGCTGATCGGCATTTGCGACCGGATCCTGGTCATGCGCAACGGCGAGATCGCCGGAGAGCTGTCCGGCGCCGCCATGACGGAGAACGAGATCGTCGTGCTCGCCACCGGCGTTACGCAAGAGGCTGCTTTGAGGACTGCATCATGACCAATCTCGCCGCCGAGGGGCCAAAGCCGACACGCTCTCTCAAGGACCTCGATCTTGCCGCCGTCGCGCCCTTCATCGCGCTGGCGCTGCTGCTGGTGCTGGGCGCCTTCGCGCATCCGAATTTCCTGAGCATCGACAATATGACGAACGTCATCACGCGTTCGGCCTTCATTGCGGTCATTGCGGTCGGCGCCACCTTCGTCATCACCTCCGGCGGGCTCGATCTGTCGGTCGGCGCCATGGTCGCCTTCGTGGCGAGCGTGATGATCCTGTTCCTGAACTCCGGTCTGACGGGCGATCCCACGCTGACGCTGGCCTGCGGCGTGGTGCTCGCGATCCTGGTCGGGGCTGCCTGCGGGCTCGCCAATGGCCTGGTGACGACGGTCGGGCGTATCGAGCCCTTCATCGCGACACTCGGCGCCATGGGCATCTATCGCGGCCTCACCACCTGGCTTTCCCAGGGCGGCGCCATCACGCTGCGCGATCCGGCGGTCCAGTCGCTCTATCGTCCCGCCTATTTCGGCACCATTCTCGGCGTGCCGGTGCCGATCGTCGTCATTCTCGTCACCGCCCTCATCGGCGCCTTCCTGCTCTATCGCACGCGCTATGGCCGCCATGTGGTGGCGGTCGGCTCGAACGAGGATGTCGCGCGTTACTCCGGCATCCATGTCAACCGGGTGCGCACCATCGCCTATGTGATCCAGGGCCTGTGCGTGGCGATCGCCGTGCTGATCTATGTCCCGCGCCTCGGCTCCACCTCGGCCACGACCGGCATCCTCTGGGAACTGCAGGCGATCACCGCCGTCGTCGTCGGCGGCACGGCGTTGCGCGGCGGCGTCGGGCGCATCTGGGGCACGATCTGCGGCGCCTTCATTCTGGAAATCGTCGGCAACATCATGCTGCTGTCGAACTTCGTCAGCGAATATCTGCTGAGCGCCATCCAGGGCGCGATCATCATCATCGCCATGCTCGTGCAGCGCTCGTTGATGCGCAAGGGCTGAAACGGTCAGGAATAAGGGTTCGCAGGGCACCCCGGCAAAAGGCCGAGAGACCCTTTACGACAATGGGAGGAGATAACCATGAAGACGACACTACTGGGACTGGCGCTCGCGGCGCTGATGTCCGCTACCGCGTTTGCGCAGGAAACGAAGACGATCGGCGTCTCGATCCCGGCCGCTGACCATGGCTGGACATCGGGCGTGGTCTTCCATGCCGAGCGCGTCGCCAAGCTGCTGATGGCCGAACATCCGGGCCTGAACGTCATCGTCAAGACCTCGCCGGATGCCGCCACCCAGGCCAATGCCGTGCAGGATCTTTCGGTCCAGGGCATCGACGCACTGGTCATCCTGCCGTCCGACCCGGATCCGCTGGTCAACGCCATCAAGGAAGTCAAGGACAAGGGCAAGTTCGTGACGATCGTCGACCGCGCGCCGAGCGTGAACGACAATACCATCCGTGATCTCTATGTCGCCGGCAACAACCCGGCGCTCGGCGAAGTCGCCGGCAAGTACATTGCCGAGAAGACGCCGGACGCCGAAGTCGTCGTCATTCGCGGCCTGCCGATCCCGATCGACCAGCAGCGCCAGGACGGGTTCGACAAGGGCATCGCCGGCTCGAACGTCAAGGTTCTCGACCGCCAGTACGGCAACTGGAACCGCGACGACGCCTTCAAGGTCATGCAGGACTTCCTGACCAAATATCAGAAGATCGATGTGGTCTGGTGCCAGGACGACGACATGGCCGTCGGCGTGCTGCAGGCGATCGAACAGGCCGGCCGCAAGGACATCCAGTATGTCGTGGCCGGCGCCGGTTCCAAGGACATGATCAAGCGCGTCATGGATGGCGACAAGATGGTGCCGGTCGATGTGCTCTATCCGCCGGCGATGGTCGGTACAGCCATGGAACTGACCGCCTCGGCGCTCTACGACCAGGTTCCGGTCAGCGGCACCTATACGCTGGACGCGACGCTCGTCACGCCCGAGAACGCGAAGAACTTCTATTTCCCCGACTCGCCGTTCTGATCCCACGACCACGAAGGCCGCCCGCGCCCGCCGCGGGCGGCCTTCGGCTGACACCCGTGTCGCTGATTGTGGACCCCTGGAGGCCGGCGGCGCGTGAAGACGGATCGACCCGCCGATGCGCGGCGCCGACAGCTTGAAGGAGACGACAGATGAAGACGATCAAGGGACCGGGCCTGTTTCTCGCGCAATTCGCCGGCGATGCCGCCCCCTTCAATTCCTGGGATTCCATCACCAAATGGGCCGCCGATTGCGGCTATATCGGCGTTCAGCTGCCAACCTGGGACTCCCGGCTGATCGACCTCAAGCAGGCCGCGACGTCCAAGACCTATTGCGACGAGCTGGCCGGCAAGGCCCGCGACAATGGCGTCGTCATTACCGAGCTTTCGACCCATCTGCAGGGCCAGCTGGTTGCCGTTCATCCGGCCTATGACGAAGGCTTTGATGGCTTTGCGGCGCCGGAGGTGCGCGGCAACCCGAAGGCGCGGCAGGAATGGGCGGTCGAGCAGGTCAAGCTGGCGCTGACCGCGTCCAAGAATCTCGGCCTGAATGCCATGGCAAGCTTCTCCGGCGCACTGGCCTGGCCTTTCCTCTATCCCTGGCCGCAGCGCCCCGCCGGCCTAGTGGAAACCGCCTTCGACGAACTCGCCCGCCGCTGGATGCCGATCCTCGACCATGCCGAAGAGTGCGGCGTCGATATCTGCTACGAGATCCATCCCGGCGAAGATCTGCACGATGGCATCACCTATGAGATGTTCCTGGAGCGCACCGGCAATCATGCCCGCGCCTGCATGCTCTACGATCCGTCGCACTACATCCTCCAGTGCCTCGACTATCTGGAGAACCTCGACATCTACAAGGACAGGATCCGCATGTTCCACGTCAAGGATGCGGAGTTCAATCCGACCGGGCGCCAGGGCGTCTATGGCGGCTTCCAGAGCTGGGTGAACCGGGCAGGCCGCTTCCGCTCTCCGGGCGACGGCCAGGTGGATTTCGGCGCCGTCTTCTCCAAGCTCACCGCCAATGATTTCGACGGCTGGGCGGTCGTGGAATGGGAATGCGCGCTCAAGCACCCGGAAGACGGTGCGGTCGAGGGCGCCGAATTCGTCAAGCATCACATCATTCGCGTGACCGAAAAGGCCTTCGACGATTTTGCCGGCGGCGGCACGGACGAGGCTGCCAACCGCCGCATGCTGGGGATTTCCTGAGCAGACGGACGAAGACTGGCCTGCGCCCTTGCCGAAGGGGAGCGCAGGCCACTAGAGCATTTCCAGCCGAAGCGTGATCGCTTCGGCGTCGGACAATGCGGCCAAAACAAAGACATAGAGCATTGGAGGTGATCCCGTCATCGCCGGAAATGCTCTAGGCCAGCGGTCGAGGCCGCGGCGGGCCGAGACAGGAACAAGGGAGAGCAGGATGGCAATCGAAGGCAAGGCGGATGGGGTCAAGCACGGGCGGATCCGGCTCGGCATGGTGGGCGGTGGCGCGGGCGCCTTTATCGGCGCGGTCCACCGCATGGCGGCGCGGCTCGACGATCGCTTCACGCTGGTGGCCGGGGCGCTGTCCTCGACGCCTGAAAAGGCGCAGGCCTCGGGGCGCGATCTGGGCCTCGACCCCGCGCGCATCTATTCCGATTATCGCCAGATGGCGATCCGCGAGGCCAAGCTGAAGGACGGCATCGAGGCGGTGGCGATCGTCACGCCCAACCATGTCCATTTCGAAGCGGCGCGTGAGTTCCTCAAGCGCGGCATCCATGTGATCTGCGACAAGCCGCTGACCTCGACCTTGAGCGACGCCCGCAAGCTGCAGGCGCTGGCGGCCGAGAGCGACGCGCTCTTCATCCTCACCCACAATTATACCGGCTATCCGATGGTGCGTCAGGCGCGTGCCATGGTGGCCCGCGGCGATATCGGCACGGTGCGGCTGGTGCAGATCGAATATCCGCAGGACTGGCTGACCGATGCGGTGGAGAAGACCGGCTCCAAGCAGGCCGAGTGGCGCACCGACCCGGCGCGCTCCGGCGCCGGCGGCTCCACCGGCGACATCGGCACCCATGGCTACAATCTCGGCGCCTTCGTTTCAGGCCTCGAACTCGACGAGCTCGCCGCCGATCTCGACAGCTTCGTCGAAGGCCGGGCGCTGGACGACAACGCCCATGTCCTGCTGCGCTTCAAGGAAAAGGACGGTGTGCGGGCCAAGGGCATGCTCTGGTGCAGCCAGGTGGCGCCAGGCCATGAAAACGGCCTGCAGGTGCGGGTCTACGGCACCAAGGGCGGACTGGAATGGACGCAGAAGGACCCGAACTATCTCTGGTATACCCGCCATGGAGAGCCCAAGCAGTTGATCACCCGCATGGGCGCCGGCGCACTCGCCGAGGCCAACCGCGTCTCGCGCATTCCGCCCGGCCATCCGGAGGGCTATCTTGAGGGTTTCGCCACCATCTACACCGAAGCTGCAGAGGCGATCCGCGCCAAGCAATCGGGCGCCGCGCTCGATCCGGCCGTCACCTATCCGACGGTGGACGACGGGATGAAGGGCATGATTTTTGTCGATGCCTGCGTTCGTTCGTCCAAGAAGAACGGCGGCTGGGTGAAAGTCTAAACAGATCGAAAAACAACTTGATCCTAAAGTCGAATCACCTAAAGTAGAGATGCCTAAAGGTATTTTTAGGTAAATGGTTCATGACGAGCCGGTCTGCGTCTGGGGGCAACCAGGCGCAGATCCTCGTTGTGTTTGCGACGCTGAGGTAAACCATCCATCATTTGCCGCTGCGGTCGGCGCTGCGGTGCCCGGCGGATGGGCGTCCCTGCGGCGTTGCATCGCCCTCCTCTCGGGCGGATCGGCGCACAGCAATGGCTCGTCGCAAGGATCCCGGCGATGGTGCCCTCGGGCCCGTCGGGGTTCTGCCAAGCGCGGCAGACGCGGTTGTTGCCGGGAAGAGCCTGATCAGCCGCGCTTCTTCTCCGGTTTCGAGCCAGGCTCTCGCTCTCGTCCTGCAGCCCACATTCCTCTCATCTGCAGGCGGCACGTTGACTTTTCCGCTGGTGGATTTACTGCAACGTTTCAGTTCCACGAACCAGGACCTGAGCCATGACCGACCGCATCCCCGATCCCGCGCTGCTTGCCGATCGCTTTCCGGGCGATTTCCTGTTCGGTGTCGCGACAGCCGCCTTCCAGATCGAGGGAGCGGCCAAGGCGGACGGCCGCAAGCCCTCGATCTGGGATGCCTTTTCGAACATGCCGGGCCGGGTTTTCGGCCGGCACAATGGCGATGTCGCCTGCGATCACTATCACCGGCTCGAACAGGACCTCGACCTGATCGCCTCGCTCGGCGTCCAGGCCTACCGGTTTTCGATCGCCTGGCCACGCGTCTATCCGGATGGAACGGGGCCGATCAACGAGAAGGGCCTGGATTTCTACGATCGTCTGGTCGACGGGCTGCAGGCCCGCGGCATCAAGGCCTTCGCCACGCTCTACCATTGGGACCTGCCGCTGATGCTGGCCGGCGACGGCGGCTGGACGGCGCGCTCCACGGCCTATGCCTTCCAGCGCTATGCCCGCACCACGATCGCCCGCCTCGGCGACCGGCTGGATGCGGTGGCGACCTTCAACGAGCCTTGGTGCTCCGTCTGGCTCAGCCATCTCTACGGCATTCACGCGCCCGGCGAGCGGAACATGGAGGCAGCGCTCCATGCGCTGCACACCACCAACCTCGCCCATGGCCTTGCCGTGTCCGCCATTCGCGAAGAGCGGCCGAAGCTGCCCGTCGGCATCGTCATCAATCCCATGCATGTCTATGCCGGCAGCGATACCCCGGCCGATCAGGCCGCCGCCGAACGCGCCTTCGACTTCCACAACGGCGTCTTCTTCGGACCGATCTTCAAGGGCGCCTATCCGGACACCGTCCTCTCCGCGCTCGGAGAGCGGATGCCTCCGATCGAGGACGGCGACCTTGCGCTGATCAGCCAACCGCTCGACTGGTGGGGCGTCAACTACTACACCCCGATGCGCGTGGCGGATGATCCGACCGAGGGCGCGGAGTTTCCGGCAACGAAGCCGGCCCCCTTCGTCAATCAGGAGACGACGGATATCGGCTGGGAGATCTTTCCGCAGGCGCTGGGCGATCTGATCCGCACTGTGAATGCCCGCTACACGCTGCCCGACTGCTACATCACCGAGAACGGCGCCTGCTACAATATGGGCGTCGAGGACGGGGCGGTCGATGACCAGCCGCGGCTGGACTACATCGCCGATCACTTGTCGGTCACGGCCGACCTGATTGCCGAAGGCTACCCGATGCGCGGCTATTTCGCCTGGAGCCTGATGGACAATTTCGAATGGGCGGAGGGCTATCGCATGCGCTTCGGCATCGTCCACGTCGATTACGACACGCAGGCGCGCACGATCAAGAAGAGCGGTCTCTGGTACCAGTCGCTGGCGCGCAGCTTTCCCAAGGGCAATCACGGTGGTTCTGTCGGCGCGGAGGACCGCTCATCCTGATCCGACGCCCCAGATGTCATTTCCATACCGATCATCCTTCTCTCTGGCGGACGGCATGAATTCATATTAGGTACTCTTCATGTTCTTGCCTGCCCGGGCGCTGGTGTTCGGGCTGCGATGGGGATCATGATGGTCATGGAGTTCGGTTCGAAGAAGCGGCCTTCGCCGCTGATCCGCCTCGTGGGCTTTGTCGTCATGGCCTATGCCGTCTCCTGGTCCTTCTGGCTGCTCCAGGTGCTGATGCGGGACGCGTTCCCCAACGACCCTCGGCTCGGCCTGCTGCATCTTCTGGGAAGTCTCGGGCCGGCGGTGGCGGGGCTGTGCATGGCGACCGCGGCCGGCGGTCGCGCTGGCCTGCGCCGGTTGCTGGAGCGGGTGTTCGATTGGCAGGCCGGTGGCGGGCCCGGCGCGGTCGTCTGGCATGGCATTGCCTGGCTTGGGCCGTTTGTGGTGCTCTTCGTCGCGCAGGTTCTTGCCCAGGAGGCGGGTGCGGCGGTTCAGCCCGGCGTTCTCTCCCCAAGCGATGAGTTTCCCGGACTGCCGGTCTGGCTCTATTGGCTGGCCGTGCTGGTCTTCTACGGGTTCGGCGAGGAGATCGGCTGGCGCGGCTTCGCTTTGCCTTTGCTCCAGTCCCGCTTTCACCCCGTCGTCGCTACGCTGCTGCTCTCACTCATCTGGGCCGTCTGGCACTGGCCGCTCTTCCTGTTTTCCCCCGGGCTTTCCGTGCTCGATCCGACGGGGATGGCCGGGTGGTTCGCAAGCCTTGTCACCGGTGCCTTCCTTCTCACCTTTCTCTTCAACGCCAGCGGCGGCAGCGTGCTTGTCGTGGCGATCTTCCATGCCACGATGGACATCGCCTTCCTGGGGCCGCCGGCGGTTGCCATGCGGGTGGGGGCGCTCGTCACGGTCGCGGGCCTTGTTGTCTTCGCGCTCCTCGTGAAGCGCGGGCGGGCGATGGCGATAGGTGACGAATACGTCACGTGACCACCTTGACACATGCATGATTCTGAATATAAAACTCTGCTCATGGACGATGTCTTCGCCGCCTTGGCCCATCCGCTCCGGCGCGCGCTCCTGGACCGCCTGCACGCACAGGACGGGCAAACCTTGAGCGAGCTCGAGCGGAGCCAGCCCATCACCCGCTTTGGGGTGATGAAGCACCTTGGCGTGCTGGAGAACGCCCATCTGATCGTCACGCGCCGGATCGGCCGGGAGAAGCGCCACTATCTCAATCCGCTCCCCATTCAGGAAATCGCGGATCGCTGGATCGCGCGCTATGCCCAGCCTTTTCTGCGGACGATGAGCGACCTCAAAACCGCTGTCGAAGGAAAGGACGCCGCCATGGCCCCCGCAGCACCGCAGCATGTCTGGGAACTCTTCATTCGCGCCACGCCGCTTGCGGTGTGGACAATTCTGACCGATGACGAGAAGACGCCGCTCTGGCAACATTTCAACATGAGCTCCGTGACCGACTGGGCCGTCGGCGGCGCCATCACCTATCGCGTCGGCGACGCGGCGATGATCGTGGGCGAGGTTCTGGCCGTGGAGCCGCCGCATCGCTTTGTGCACACCTTCCGCGCGCAATGGTCGCCGGCGGTGGCGGCCGACCCGGCTTCGCGCGTTACCTGGCTTCTGGAGCCGGTGGGCGATGCAGCCTGCAAGCTGACGCTGATCCACGATGATTTCGGCGGCGAGACCGAGACGAGCAAGGCGGTCGTCGGTGGTTGGCCGGAGGCTCTGTCCCGGTTGAAGACGCTGGCGGAAACCGGTGTTCCCTTCCTGCTGCCCGGTCCGGCGGCGGCCTGATCGGGCCGTTCAGGCCCCGGCCGGTCCCTGCCGGGTCGGGTGCCGGAAGATCGTGACGCCGGATACATCGCGCTCGACCGCGGTCCAGCCACGCGACTCGTAGAAGCCGGCAACGTCCGGCACCGCGTGGAGGTGGAGATCGCTCGCATGCGGCGCCGCGCGGGACAGTGCGGCCGCAATCAGCCGGGCGCCGATGCCCCGGGCTCTGGCCTCCGGCTCCACCCAGAGCGAGGCGAGCCAGGGCCAGATGGCCGGGCGCAGCGGCAGGTCGTCATCGATCACCGAGACCGTGCCGAGAAAGGCCTCGCCCTCATGCGCGACAAGGGTAAAGGGGATGGCTTCGCAGAGCATGTTGCGGGCCATGTCCCGGTCGAGCTCGTCGAGGGTGAAGCCTTCCGCCTCTCCCCAGGCCGTGAAGATCCGATCGGTGACGATCGGACGAAACTGCGCCACCACGGCGAGCGGCGAGATGGTGACGGCATCCATGCCGGTCAGCTTCCGAGATGGCGGGTGCCGCGGGCGCGGGCAAGCTGCATCTGATGCTGCCTCTGGCGATAGCGCAGGCGATCCTCCTCGCTGCGGCTGTCGTGGCAGTGGACGCAGGCGACGCCCTCTTCATGCAGCGGCGAGGCGCGGTCCTCGGCCGTCAGCGGCTGGCGGCAGGCATGGCAGAGCGTATGATCTCCCTCCGCCAGCCCATGGGTCACCGACACGCGGTCGTCGAAGACGAAGCAGGCGCCATCCCACAGGCTCTCCTCGGCCGGCGTCTCCTCGAGATATTTGAGGATGCCGCCCTTGAGGTGGTAGACCTCCTCGAACCCCTGGGCCTTCATGAAGGCCGTCGCCTTTTCGCAGCGGATGCCGCCGGTGCAGTACATGGCGATCTTCGGCTTGTCGTGCAGCGCGGGGTTGGCCTTCACCCAGTCGGGGAATTCGCGGAAGGTTTTCGTCTTCGGGTCGAGAGCGCCGCGGAAGGTGCCGATTGCGGTCTCGTAATCGTTGCGCGTGTCGATCACCACCGTGTTCGGGTCCGAAATCAGCGCGTTCCAATCCTGCGGATCGACATAGGTGCCGACCGAGCGCAAGGGGTCGATATCCTCGACCCCCATGGTCACGATCTCTTTCTTCAGCCGCACCTTCATGCGCAGGAACGGCATCGCCGAGGCGCGGCTTTCCTTGTGCGTCAGCGTGGCGAATTCCGGCTGAGCGCGCAGCAGCGACAGCACGGCGTGGATGCCGGCATCGGGCCCCGCGATCGTGCCATTAATGCCTTCATGCGCAAGCAGCAGCGTGCCCTTGACGCCTTCGGCCTCGCAGGCCGCCTGCAGCGGCTGCCGGAACTCGGCGGCCCGCGAAAAGGGGGTGAAGTGATAAAGGGCTGCCACCAGAAACGGCGCGGTTTCCGGCGACACGGCGGTGGCGCTGTCGGTCATGCCCGTCAAATACAGGCTTCGCCGCTCCCATGCAACGCCCTGCGGCAGGCACGTCCTCCGCAGGGCCTGCTCTCAGTGCGGGTTCGGCACGAAGGCGCGCAGCCGGTGCCCGTCCGGATCGGTGCCGCAAACGGTATAGCCGAAATCGGCCTGCTCCGGCGCCTGCAGGATCGTGATGCCTTTCTCCTGCCAGTCGGCATGGCAGGCATCGACGGCGGAGCGATCCGGCAGGACGAAGGTCAACTCCGCGCTGCCCGGCGCCCCGGTTGCCGGAGGCTTGATCGTTTTCGACGACCAGAGCCCGAGGCGAGTGGCATCGTTGAGTGCGAAGAGCGAGAAGGTCGGGGCGCGGTCGATCGCCGGGCGACCGAGCAGACGCTCGTAGAAATCGGCACTCGCCAGTGGATCGCTGACGGTGAGGATGATGAACTGGGCATTCATGGCGGGTCTCCTGTGTTGGCCGGAGACGGTTTAGCCGGACATGCTGCCAGTTTCCGTCAGCATGCTGTCAGCCGGCCGGCAGCCCCTGGTCCCGCTTCCATTCGGCCATCAGAACCTCCGGCCGCCGTGGGCTGCGCTCCTCCGTCGGCTGCAGGGCGACGATCCGGTCGACCCGGAAATGCCGATGGCCGTTGCGCAGTTCGCACCAGGCAATCAGCACGCGGACATCCTCGAAATAGCCGAGCGCAAAGGGCCAGACCCGCCGCATCGTGGTGGCGCCCGTCTGATCGCGATAGGTCAGATCCAGTTTCAGCCCGGCGCGGATGGCAGCGCGCAAGGGGGTCAGGTCCGGCGGCCGGCTCTGGCCGGGCAGGGGGCGGGGAACGAGGAGAGCGGTGCGCTCCAGCTCGCGGCGCAGCTCCGGCGGCAGCACGGCAGCGATCTTGGCAAGGGCATGGCTCGCCGCCGCTTCCAGGGTCGGATCCGTGCGGGACGCTACCCAGCGCATGCCGAGCACCAGCGCCTCGATCTCCTCCTCCCGCAGCATGATCGGCGGCAGCAGGAAGCCCGGTTTCAGCTTGTAGCCGACCCCCGGTGCACCATCGATATCGGCCCCCTGGGCCTGCAGCGTGGCGATGTCGCGATACAGCGTGCGCAGGCTGACGCCCAAGGCGCCTGCAAGCGCCGCCCCCGAAACGGGGCGCCGATGGGCGCGCAGAAGCTGGATGAGGTCGAGAAGGCGGGCGGAGCGGGACATGGCGCATGAGCATAGGGATTACCAGCGGAAAGAAAACGGTGGTCCGCCGCAGTCCGGCCATTGCTCCGTCCGCGGCTGCGCCGCTCCGTGCATCCCTGCTGCCTGTGCTATGTCGCGAGTTTCCAAAGGCAGGCGATGCGCCGGGCTTCCTGCCCGGGGTCGATCCGGTAGAGCGCATCGGCCTCATCCAGAGCCCGCCGCCCCTCCGCGCCGATCTCCACCTCGAGCGCATGGCGCAGGATCACCTGATCCTCGGGCGAAATGAGTTCCGGTTCCGCCTCCAGCACCGCGAGCAGCACCGCAAAATCATGCAGCACGCCCAGCCGGTCGATCAGCGCCTTGATGGTCCGCTCGCGCTCCTGGAGCAATGACGGCCAAAGCCGCATCATGAGGAGGTGGTGGAAACGGTCGTCCTGGCAGCGTTTGCGCAGTGTATGGAAGGCCTCCGGCGTGCGGCTGGCGCGGGCCTCCTCAAGCGCCGCTTTCACGCGCCCGAGGCTCTTGCGCCAGGCTTTCTCGACGAGCCGCCGCGTCGCCTTGCTTCTATCGTCGAAGGCAAGGCTCGTGGCGGCCGTGCGGGCGTCCTTCAGCGCTTCGGCAAACTGCGCAAGGCGACCGTCGAGATCGGTCGCGGCCTCGATCATCCAGCCGCGCCGCGCTTTCAACGCATCCACGGCGCGCAGGGCCGCATCCTCTTCCTCGTCCGCCAGACGTGCACGCAACAGCTCGGCCGTGTCCACCAGCGCCTCGGCGTCGCGCAGCTGTGCCACCTGCCTCGAGGCGTCGCGCAGCCGTCTGTTCTCCGCCGTGCGCGCCTTGCCCGCCGCGCTGCCTGCGAAGCGGTAGAGGCCCCGCACCTTCTTCACCGCCTTTCGGGCCCTATGGATCGCCTCCATCGGCCCGCCCGGCCGCTGCTCCAGCTGGTCGATCGCCCGATCGAGCTGCGCTGTTGCCAGCCGGTGGAACTCGGCGGTGAAGGATCGTCTGGTCGAAAGTTTGAAAGCCATGCGCCTGCTCGCTGTTCATGCCTCTTCGGGCGGCTGCCCGTGGGTGGAAAGGGCGAAGTTGGAATAGCGCCCGTCCTCGGTCACCTCCACGCCCAGCCAATCCGGCAGTTCCGGCTCGTCCGCCTCGCTGCGCATCTCCACTTCGGCGACGATCAGCCCGGCATGGGCACCGGAAAAGACATCGACTTCCCAGACATGGGCGCCGCCGGGCACGCGATAGCGGGTCTTCTCGATCACCGTTCCGAGCGCGGCAGACAGCATGTCCTCCGCCTCCGACAGCGGCACCTCGAACTCGAAC
This region includes:
- a CDS encoding sugar ABC transporter ATP-binding protein, producing MSHVVSPAGEPLLRASGLSKSFGMVEVLKGIDLTVEAGQVHAIIGENGAGKSTLMKILAGNHQPTRGEILIDGAPVTFSGPVDAEQKGIVLVHQEILLAPDLTVAQNVYLGREIGRGLTLDDRAMNDGARAAIRALGADLDPKAIVGRLSIAQRQLVQIARVLLVPHRLVIFDEPTASLTPHETAALLQLIRDIRARGVAVLYISHRLPEVKEIADRVTVLRDGRLVASHEARTLEPSDMARLMVGRDVAKLYPDRHEAASREAVLEVSDLTVPGYARHASFTLRKGEILGFAGLIGAGRTELMEGMVGLRPSKGTILMDGRPVRFADVKASLRAGIVYLSEDRKGKGLLLTKDLRVNLTLAALGRFSRGGQVDRKREDEALDTAIRDFDIRTRRKDLLAAQLSGGNQQKLLLAKMMMLEPRIVIIDEPTRGIDIGTKEQIYAFIAKLAAEGRSIIVVSSEMPELIGICDRILVMRNGEIAGELSGAAMTENEIVVLATGVTQEAALRTAS
- a CDS encoding Gfo/Idh/MocA family oxidoreductase; the protein is MAIEGKADGVKHGRIRLGMVGGGAGAFIGAVHRMAARLDDRFTLVAGALSSTPEKAQASGRDLGLDPARIYSDYRQMAIREAKLKDGIEAVAIVTPNHVHFEAAREFLKRGIHVICDKPLTSTLSDARKLQALAAESDALFILTHNYTGYPMVRQARAMVARGDIGTVRLVQIEYPQDWLTDAVEKTGSKQAEWRTDPARSGAGGSTGDIGTHGYNLGAFVSGLELDELAADLDSFVEGRALDDNAHVLLRFKEKDGVRAKGMLWCSQVAPGHENGLQVRVYGTKGGLEWTQKDPNYLWYTRHGEPKQLITRMGAGALAEANRVSRIPPGHPEGYLEGFATIYTEAAEAIRAKQSGAALDPAVTYPTVDDGMKGMIFVDACVRSSKKNGGWVKV
- a CDS encoding substrate-binding domain-containing protein: MKTTLLGLALAALMSATAFAQETKTIGVSIPAADHGWTSGVVFHAERVAKLLMAEHPGLNVIVKTSPDAATQANAVQDLSVQGIDALVILPSDPDPLVNAIKEVKDKGKFVTIVDRAPSVNDNTIRDLYVAGNNPALGEVAGKYIAEKTPDAEVVVIRGLPIPIDQQRQDGFDKGIAGSNVKVLDRQYGNWNRDDAFKVMQDFLTKYQKIDVVWCQDDDMAVGVLQAIEQAGRKDIQYVVAGAGSKDMIKRVMDGDKMVPVDVLYPPAMVGTAMELTASALYDQVPVSGTYTLDATLVTPENAKNFYFPDSPF
- a CDS encoding ABC transporter permease, giving the protein MTNLAAEGPKPTRSLKDLDLAAVAPFIALALLLVLGAFAHPNFLSIDNMTNVITRSAFIAVIAVGATFVITSGGLDLSVGAMVAFVASVMILFLNSGLTGDPTLTLACGVVLAILVGAACGLANGLVTTVGRIEPFIATLGAMGIYRGLTTWLSQGGAITLRDPAVQSLYRPAYFGTILGVPVPIVVILVTALIGAFLLYRTRYGRHVVAVGSNEDVARYSGIHVNRVRTIAYVIQGLCVAIAVLIYVPRLGSTSATTGILWELQAITAVVVGGTALRGGVGRIWGTICGAFILEIVGNIMLLSNFVSEYLLSAIQGAIIIIAMLVQRSLMRKG
- a CDS encoding sugar phosphate isomerase/epimerase → MKTIKGPGLFLAQFAGDAAPFNSWDSITKWAADCGYIGVQLPTWDSRLIDLKQAATSKTYCDELAGKARDNGVVITELSTHLQGQLVAVHPAYDEGFDGFAAPEVRGNPKARQEWAVEQVKLALTASKNLGLNAMASFSGALAWPFLYPWPQRPAGLVETAFDELARRWMPILDHAEECGVDICYEIHPGEDLHDGITYEMFLERTGNHARACMLYDPSHYILQCLDYLENLDIYKDRIRMFHVKDAEFNPTGRQGVYGGFQSWVNRAGRFRSPGDGQVDFGAVFSKLTANDFDGWAVVEWECALKHPEDGAVEGAEFVKHHIIRVTEKAFDDFAGGGTDEAANRRMLGIS
- a CDS encoding GH1 family beta-glucosidase, which produces MTDRIPDPALLADRFPGDFLFGVATAAFQIEGAAKADGRKPSIWDAFSNMPGRVFGRHNGDVACDHYHRLEQDLDLIASLGVQAYRFSIAWPRVYPDGTGPINEKGLDFYDRLVDGLQARGIKAFATLYHWDLPLMLAGDGGWTARSTAYAFQRYARTTIARLGDRLDAVATFNEPWCSVWLSHLYGIHAPGERNMEAALHALHTTNLAHGLAVSAIREERPKLPVGIVINPMHVYAGSDTPADQAAAERAFDFHNGVFFGPIFKGAYPDTVLSALGERMPPIEDGDLALISQPLDWWGVNYYTPMRVADDPTEGAEFPATKPAPFVNQETTDIGWEIFPQALGDLIRTVNARYTLPDCYITENGACYNMGVEDGAVDDQPRLDYIADHLSVTADLIAEGYPMRGYFAWSLMDNFEWAEGYRMRFGIVHVDYDTQARTIKKSGLWYQSLARSFPKGNHGGSVGAEDRSS